Proteins co-encoded in one Spirosoma endbachense genomic window:
- a CDS encoding glycosyltransferase, whose protein sequence is MKQFDSIICIAQTSWKGDFQKAVVQLMTELSARHRVLFVDYLYTVKDLAQGMTGRQDIPVRKIMHLNNPLAKIPTEHGGELYVWAPPVMLPLNWLAARPHDQMLHWNTDRLASGVRDVMRRLNMHRPLVINAFNPVIGLPLLGKLNECATIYYCFDEITTAGDWMSRHGYRYEEAYLRRVDAVIATSETLRQDKSAQQPNTFCVKNGANFELFNQTRLLAQQNPPEKPVVGYLGSADNRVNIDIMEYCARTMPDVEFQFIGEVHEPQLPERLRAFPNVRFIPPHQPAELPPLLAKWRVGVIPFVCNKHTYTIYPLKINEYLAAGLSVVSTPFSILDDFTGIIELADTPQAFAEAIRWALADTDPERVQQRVDTAQANSWERRAYEFEAVIQQVPKAVFSGQPTVGSRQ, encoded by the coding sequence ATGAAGCAATTTGATAGTATCATCTGCATTGCGCAAACATCCTGGAAAGGCGATTTTCAGAAGGCAGTCGTGCAACTCATGACAGAGCTTTCGGCTCGCCATCGGGTATTGTTTGTCGATTATCTGTATACGGTTAAGGATCTGGCGCAGGGAATGACTGGCCGACAGGATATTCCGGTTCGGAAAATTATGCATTTGAATAACCCGCTGGCCAAAATACCGACCGAGCACGGCGGAGAACTGTATGTCTGGGCACCTCCCGTCATGCTTCCACTCAACTGGCTGGCGGCTCGCCCACACGATCAGATGCTTCACTGGAATACCGATCGGCTGGCTAGTGGGGTGCGTGATGTGATGCGTCGGCTAAATATGCATCGGCCGCTGGTTATCAATGCCTTTAATCCGGTTATTGGTTTACCGCTGTTGGGCAAACTGAATGAGTGTGCAACAATCTATTACTGTTTCGATGAGATTACAACCGCCGGTGACTGGATGAGTCGGCACGGGTATCGGTATGAAGAAGCGTATCTCCGGCGAGTCGATGCGGTCATTGCTACCTCCGAAACCTTGCGCCAGGATAAATCAGCGCAACAGCCCAATACATTCTGTGTCAAGAACGGGGCCAATTTTGAGCTTTTCAATCAGACCCGGCTGCTGGCTCAGCAAAACCCTCCCGAAAAGCCGGTTGTAGGGTATCTGGGATCGGCAGATAACCGGGTCAACATTGACATTATGGAGTATTGTGCCCGAACTATGCCTGATGTCGAGTTTCAGTTTATTGGGGAAGTCCACGAACCCCAATTACCCGAACGATTGCGCGCTTTCCCGAATGTCAGGTTTATTCCACCGCATCAGCCTGCCGAACTGCCGCCGTTACTGGCCAAGTGGCGGGTAGGTGTCATACCGTTTGTCTGTAACAAGCATACGTATACGATTTATCCACTGAAAATTAACGAGTACCTGGCGGCCGGACTGTCGGTAGTATCCACGCCCTTTTCGATACTGGACGATTTTACCGGTATTATCGAATTAGCTGATACGCCCCAGGCCTTTGCGGAGGCCATTCGGTGGGCACTCGCCGACACAGACCCCGAACGAGTACAGCAACGGGTCGACACGGCTCAGGCGAACTCCTGGGAGCGACGTGCCTATGAATTTGAAGCTGTTATTCAGCAGGTTCCGAAGGCCGTTTTCAGTGGGCAGCCGACTGTTGGCAGCAGGCAGTAG
- a CDS encoding glycosyltransferase family 4 protein: MLNVFIDHQKFSTQKYGGISRYFANIIQGIKRTEDMTYLLGVLHAKNHYIQDEPLSLKGRLPDRILSRNERYDVQLNQLYCKWLLEKSEFDVFHPTYYHPYFFKQLKKPLVITVHDMTHEALPEYFWAQDPLTHNKRLNIERADSIITISNTTRKDLLDMFRVDPAKVSVIYHGIDIESPLLVQPVENLPKQYLLFVGDRSGYKNFYLFMKAFQHLAHRFPDLHVVLTGGGRLEIADREFLDRLGLTDRVRHINATDEQLNFLYQNAQLFVYPSLYEGFGLPILEAFKARCPILLSDTECFREVAVDAAVYFEPTAVDDLVDKLETTLTNSSLKAQLVEKGTKRLADFPLQKSIDQTLDVYRSLVSPQAIKRVTV; the protein is encoded by the coding sequence ATGCTAAATGTTTTCATTGATCACCAGAAATTCAGTACGCAGAAGTACGGTGGTATTAGTCGCTATTTCGCGAATATAATCCAGGGCATTAAGCGTACTGAAGATATGACCTACCTGTTAGGTGTTCTGCACGCTAAAAATCACTATATCCAGGACGAACCTCTGTCACTAAAAGGACGTCTGCCTGATCGTATTTTGAGCCGCAACGAGCGCTACGACGTGCAACTGAATCAGCTTTATTGCAAGTGGCTGCTCGAAAAGTCGGAGTTCGATGTATTTCATCCCACCTATTACCATCCTTATTTTTTCAAGCAGTTAAAAAAGCCGCTGGTCATAACGGTTCATGACATGACCCATGAGGCCCTGCCCGAATATTTCTGGGCGCAGGACCCACTTACCCATAACAAGCGATTGAATATTGAGCGGGCCGATTCGATTATAACCATCTCGAATACGACCCGAAAAGACTTGCTCGATATGTTCAGGGTCGATCCGGCGAAAGTGTCGGTTATCTATCATGGCATCGATATCGAGTCACCACTGCTGGTTCAGCCGGTAGAAAATCTGCCCAAACAGTACCTGTTGTTTGTGGGCGATCGCAGTGGTTATAAAAACTTTTATCTGTTTATGAAGGCTTTCCAGCATCTGGCTCACCGTTTTCCGGATCTGCACGTTGTGCTGACCGGAGGAGGAAGGCTGGAAATTGCGGATCGTGAATTCCTTGATCGGCTGGGCCTGACGGATCGGGTACGACACATTAATGCCACTGACGAACAACTCAATTTTCTGTATCAAAACGCGCAATTATTCGTGTATCCTTCGCTTTATGAGGGATTTGGGTTGCCCATTCTGGAAGCATTTAAAGCCCGGTGCCCGATACTGCTCAGTGATACCGAGTGTTTTCGGGAGGTAGCTGTCGATGCTGCGGTGTATTTCGAACCCACGGCCGTCGACGATCTGGTTGACAAGCTGGAAACTACATTGACCAATTCGAGCCTGAAAGCCCAATTGGTCGAAAAAGGTACGAAGCGGCTCGCCGATTTTCCGCTTCAAAAATCAATTGATCAAACGTTGGACGTATACAGGTCATTAGTCAGTCCACAGGCGATAAAACGCGTTACAGTATGA
- a CDS encoding glycosyltransferase: protein MRFRAVDSFRGIAAIMVILFHMQHLNLLSDNVFIAKSDIFVDFFFVLSGFVMTHSNFNKITDLRSIKPFVSKRFKRLYPLHLFTLLLVLLFEIVRFGIDRYVVRLSNPVFADDKTLISFLANLTLTQSLGLFDRVTWNGPSWSISVEFYTYIVWALWLVLFRKNVLLICIIGFSLLAWFIVQHHGSIIYNYDYGFVRCLYSFLIGMVSYRISRQLSSGFGYWQSTATEGIILGLTIFSVRSFTHSESWMMPLLFAIVIIAFSRETGAISKFLAIDRLEFLGKLSYSYYLNHTIVLAIMDLLLFKIIKVHHTTIGELFYVLSCLGFVHLLSVFTYRHIELILQSPTPKRPQRSSDNMTIASLNPKHNWSMNILKAPAWISEFNYPYATFDEVPKSVFDRINRDLDAVQSHDPLVSVVIPGWNEEVNILRSVASLAKMKTDIPFEIVVVNNNSTDQMQKTLDNLHVRSVFQPIQGWGPARQMGLENARGKYILTADADGLYPPDWVSEMMAVLQQPGVVCVYGRYSFIPTPEKGFSRWKLSILETLKDGIAEVRHMKRPHLNAYGISIGYIREYGLKVGYVMHKIRGEDGRMCFDLMNYGSVKQVKSAKARAWTGTRTLEKDGSFSRTLFVRIANELRRFSSMFVAQPPHDTKTSLNN from the coding sequence ATGAGGTTTCGAGCGGTAGATTCTTTTCGGGGCATAGCTGCCATTATGGTTATTTTATTCCATATGCAGCATCTTAATCTATTGTCAGACAATGTCTTTATCGCAAAGAGTGACATTTTTGTTGATTTCTTTTTTGTGCTGTCGGGGTTTGTAATGACTCACAGCAACTTTAATAAAATTACCGATCTGAGAAGCATAAAGCCATTTGTCAGTAAACGATTTAAACGACTTTACCCGCTTCATCTTTTCACGCTGCTACTGGTCTTACTCTTTGAAATCGTTCGCTTCGGCATTGACCGATACGTCGTTCGTTTATCCAATCCTGTATTTGCCGATGACAAAACCCTGATTTCGTTTCTGGCAAACCTGACCCTAACCCAATCGCTTGGCCTATTTGATCGAGTGACCTGGAATGGCCCCAGCTGGAGTATTAGCGTTGAATTCTACACCTACATTGTCTGGGCACTGTGGCTGGTGCTGTTTCGAAAAAACGTATTGTTAATCTGCATCATTGGTTTCAGCCTATTGGCCTGGTTCATTGTGCAGCATCATGGCAGCATTATTTATAATTACGATTACGGATTCGTTCGGTGCCTCTACAGCTTCCTGATTGGCATGGTTTCGTATCGGATTAGCCGTCAGCTATCATCAGGTTTCGGTTACTGGCAGAGTACGGCAACAGAGGGCATTATACTGGGTCTGACCATTTTTTCAGTTCGGTCATTTACCCATTCCGAAAGCTGGATGATGCCACTTCTGTTTGCCATCGTGATTATTGCCTTTTCGCGTGAAACAGGGGCTATTTCCAAATTTCTGGCGATCGATCGACTGGAGTTTCTGGGCAAGCTATCGTATTCGTATTACCTGAATCATACGATTGTGCTGGCTATCATGGACCTGCTTCTGTTCAAGATTATCAAAGTACACCATACCACAATCGGTGAGTTATTCTATGTGCTCAGTTGTCTGGGCTTTGTGCATCTGCTGTCTGTTTTCACCTATCGCCACATTGAATTGATTCTCCAGTCGCCCACACCGAAGCGGCCCCAAAGGTCGTCTGACAACATGACCATAGCTAGTCTCAATCCTAAACACAATTGGAGTATGAATATTCTCAAAGCGCCTGCCTGGATTAGTGAATTCAACTATCCCTACGCTACATTCGACGAGGTTCCGAAATCGGTTTTTGATAGAATCAACCGTGATCTTGATGCTGTTCAAAGCCATGATCCGCTGGTTAGTGTGGTTATTCCGGGCTGGAACGAGGAGGTGAACATACTTCGTAGCGTTGCTTCGCTGGCGAAGATGAAAACCGACATACCCTTTGAAATTGTGGTCGTTAACAACAACTCGACCGATCAGATGCAGAAGACGCTGGACAACCTGCATGTTCGTAGTGTATTTCAACCGATTCAGGGATGGGGCCCCGCTCGCCAGATGGGTTTGGAGAACGCACGGGGGAAATATATTCTGACAGCCGATGCCGACGGTCTCTACCCACCCGATTGGGTTAGTGAAATGATGGCCGTATTACAGCAGCCGGGCGTTGTTTGTGTTTATGGTCGTTATTCGTTTATCCCGACTCCCGAAAAGGGCTTCTCGCGCTGGAAACTATCGATCCTTGAAACGCTGAAGGATGGTATTGCCGAGGTTCGGCACATGAAACGGCCGCACCTGAACGCCTACGGAATAAGCATCGGTTACATCAGAGAATACGGCCTGAAAGTTGGTTATGTGATGCATAAAATTCGGGGCGAAGACGGTCGTATGTGTTTTGACCTGATGAATTATGGAAGCGTTAAGCAGGTGAAATCGGCCAAAGCCCGCGCCTGGACAGGTACGCGAACGCTCGAAAAGGATGGTAGTTTCTCGCGAACGCTCTTTGTGCGTATTGCCAATGAGCTCCGGCGGTTTAGCAGTATGTTCGTTGCGCAACCTCCTCACGATACCAAAACATCATTGAATAATTAG
- a CDS encoding GumC family protein yields MTLQGLGRLLKQHLIWFILFPCLAAGAVYYFMRNETRIYETKATLYTGFTSGYSLRSAQEGFQADYAAVSNAFDNILTTLNSNQTLYHVGVNLLSQHLQLTKPTEKQLSAASFQNLQRAIPASLRQSLVRVGDPEYTRMRIDSLAQSQTDNPIRKLILESDSDYSPEHISKKLKANRRNGSDMLDLEYEAEDPAVAQQTLALAITELNQRYTSLKSGETNPVVKYYDEKAKQAKKLLDNAESKLRAFNVQHNVLNFEDELKTRSVTREALVTEYNDEVMRNRAAKAAMDALSQRMTQGGSLLKINTALTDKQAELTEAEAQLINARTNNQPQAVLDRYQAKIDQASADLKQIAQNYFAADNTSESVPKLKLVNEWLTKVLEFEESGARMDVVKKRLDDYQKESTTFTPLESEQRQLTRDMTVAEKEYLSLVQSLNQATTHRQDIAIDGSLSVLDPPGFPFSPKPAKRLLFILIGAGAGFVIALLLAALRFWADKRINTLEQAEQRIGSPVTAVFPTVKKFAVNSKASRAAVSMFEQLGNAINIEIEHRRVSEQPPLITLFSMRSKQGKTWFAHGLARLYAESGEHVAYFYPRLTDNDKKFEQDNIAFFPYDLHPNFMNIREPEDLLAGEHALTMNSFNKVILELPALVGSPIPLHLVNRSAVSLMVLAVHTLWGRRDKQLFGLYAKAAKHPVLIALNKVEGGDIDAPTVGDIQQGIVRTKRYAEPNEVIAGASANEKVLDRQPK; encoded by the coding sequence ATGACACTTCAAGGACTCGGGCGGCTTCTGAAGCAGCATCTCATCTGGTTTATTCTGTTCCCATGCCTGGCGGCAGGAGCGGTCTATTATTTCATGCGGAATGAAACCCGGATTTATGAAACCAAAGCTACGCTTTACACCGGCTTTACATCTGGCTATTCTCTGCGCTCTGCCCAGGAAGGTTTTCAGGCCGATTATGCCGCTGTCAGTAATGCTTTTGACAATATTCTGACAACACTCAACTCAAATCAGACGCTCTATCATGTGGGCGTTAATCTGTTGAGTCAGCATCTACAGCTAACAAAGCCAACCGAAAAGCAACTGTCGGCGGCCAGTTTTCAGAATTTGCAGCGAGCCATTCCTGCCAGTTTGCGCCAGTCGTTAGTGCGGGTGGGCGATCCTGAATACACACGCATGCGGATCGATAGTCTCGCTCAAAGCCAGACCGATAACCCGATCAGAAAGCTGATTCTGGAATCAGATTCGGATTATTCACCCGAGCATATCAGCAAAAAACTGAAAGCAAACCGTCGAAATGGCAGTGATATGCTTGACCTTGAATATGAGGCTGAAGATCCGGCGGTGGCGCAGCAAACATTGGCGCTGGCCATTACGGAACTGAACCAGCGCTACACATCGCTGAAAAGTGGCGAAACCAATCCGGTGGTCAAGTATTATGACGAAAAGGCAAAGCAGGCAAAAAAACTGCTTGATAATGCCGAATCGAAACTTCGGGCGTTTAACGTTCAGCACAACGTACTGAACTTCGAAGATGAATTGAAGACCCGTTCCGTTACCCGTGAGGCTTTAGTAACGGAATATAATGACGAAGTGATGCGGAATCGGGCGGCTAAAGCCGCCATGGATGCCCTGAGTCAGCGAATGACGCAGGGAGGGAGTTTGCTCAAGATCAATACCGCACTAACCGATAAGCAGGCTGAACTGACCGAAGCCGAAGCGCAGTTGATCAATGCCCGGACCAACAACCAGCCGCAGGCCGTTCTGGACCGGTATCAGGCGAAGATCGACCAGGCATCGGCTGATTTGAAACAGATTGCCCAGAACTATTTTGCCGCCGACAATACCTCCGAATCGGTTCCAAAACTGAAGCTGGTCAATGAGTGGCTGACTAAAGTGCTGGAGTTTGAGGAATCTGGAGCCCGGATGGATGTGGTAAAAAAACGGCTTGACGATTACCAGAAAGAGTCGACTACGTTTACTCCGCTGGAGTCTGAACAACGGCAACTTACCCGCGACATGACGGTTGCAGAGAAAGAATACCTTAGCCTGGTTCAATCACTTAATCAGGCCACAACGCATCGGCAGGACATTGCCATTGATGGATCATTATCAGTGCTGGACCCCCCTGGGTTTCCGTTTTCGCCAAAACCGGCCAAACGTTTGCTGTTCATCTTGATTGGCGCTGGGGCTGGTTTTGTGATTGCCCTGCTGCTGGCTGCCCTGCGCTTCTGGGCCGATAAGCGAATTAATACACTGGAACAGGCCGAACAGCGAATCGGTAGCCCGGTTACGGCTGTATTTCCAACGGTGAAAAAGTTTGCCGTCAATTCAAAGGCGAGCCGTGCTGCTGTAAGTATGTTCGAACAGTTGGGCAATGCCATCAACATTGAAATAGAACACCGGCGCGTTTCGGAACAGCCACCGCTGATTACCTTGTTCAGCATGCGGTCGAAGCAGGGGAAAACCTGGTTTGCGCATGGTCTGGCCCGACTTTATGCCGAATCAGGGGAGCACGTGGCCTATTTCTATCCGCGGCTGACCGATAACGATAAGAAGTTTGAACAGGACAACATTGCATTTTTTCCTTATGATCTTCATCCCAATTTCATGAATATACGGGAGCCCGAAGATTTACTGGCTGGTGAGCATGCCCTTACAATGAACTCATTCAATAAAGTAATTCTGGAGTTGCCTGCGCTCGTCGGTAGCCCGATTCCACTACATTTGGTCAATCGGAGTGCTGTTTCACTGATGGTGCTGGCGGTTCATACGCTCTGGGGCCGACGGGACAAGCAGTTATTTGGACTGTATGCCAAAGCTGCCAAGCACCCAGTGCTGATTGCTCTGAATAAAGTAGAAGGGGGCGACATAGATGCGCCAACTGTCGGGGACATTCAACAGGGAATCGTTCGGACCAAACGATATGCAGAGCCGAATGAAGTAATCGCTGGTGCATCAGCAAACGAAAAAGTTCTTGATCGGCAACCCAAATGA
- a CDS encoding TolC family protein, whose product MKKFKIDRLARQCMLGLVLLTIGYTGGYSQGAVPAQTAPQKPQATPADGVPVDSMPFDFHKDIAQQLISFEEMYKLALTYAPSVKFESAVSNSQLAAYQLAKLQILQNLNGFANYSTGNQAILSTGTNVTDQLGQISNGYRAGVNVSISIHDLFGRPQQIRLARANYEATQERKRTAEIQLKRDLFNMYQDLILSQRVLQIRLRDDQASLAAYRIAEVELQKGKITPETHAFNSNRYAETRTTVEQAKTQFIKSMYALELFVGVPIQQLKRN is encoded by the coding sequence ATGAAGAAGTTTAAAATAGACCGACTTGCCCGACAGTGTATGCTGGGGCTGGTTTTGTTGACCATCGGGTATACGGGGGGCTATAGCCAGGGAGCGGTTCCTGCGCAAACGGCCCCGCAAAAACCACAGGCAACGCCCGCCGATGGCGTGCCTGTCGATAGCATGCCATTCGATTTTCACAAAGATATTGCCCAGCAGTTAATCTCGTTTGAGGAGATGTATAAACTGGCATTAACCTATGCGCCCTCCGTGAAATTTGAGAGTGCCGTTTCAAATTCACAACTGGCAGCCTACCAACTCGCCAAACTTCAGATCTTACAGAATCTGAACGGGTTTGCTAATTATTCGACGGGTAATCAGGCGATTCTGTCAACGGGTACCAATGTGACCGACCAGTTAGGACAGATTTCCAATGGTTATCGGGCCGGGGTAAATGTATCGATCAGTATTCATGATTTATTTGGTCGGCCTCAGCAGATTCGACTGGCCAGGGCAAATTATGAAGCTACGCAGGAACGCAAGCGAACCGCCGAAATTCAGCTAAAGCGCGATTTGTTCAATATGTATCAGGATCTGATTCTGTCTCAGCGCGTTCTGCAAATCCGGTTGCGCGACGATCAGGCATCGCTGGCCGCCTATCGGATTGCAGAAGTAGAATTGCAGAAAGGAAAGATCACGCCCGAAACGCACGCGTTCAATAGCAACCGCTATGCCGAAACCCGCACAACCGTTGAACAGGCCAAAACCCAGTTCATCAAGAGCATGTATGCACTTGAATTATTCGTTGGAGTACCTATTCAACAACTGAAACGCAACTAG
- a CDS encoding MOP flippase family protein, which yields MSHKQQAISGGKWMSTSTAISTVFQFGQVAILARLLEPSVFGIVSVSTLMIAFFGIFANLGFSNSIIYKQEEDREVLSTIYLLNLGLGLFIGVVVFFSWPLVVAYYKEPRLEKVIKLSSLYFIIVYVGQIYLFLLQKELRFKAVASIDITGTIAGTAVTIVLAYTGFAELSLIYGQLAQQAAKSVLQMVYGLKLFSPILKFDLNLIKDHLRFGLYNVGDGIVGFIQANSDNILVGGMLGVKPLGYYTLASQLAVFPITRLSPIILQVAYPILARLKGDANELKKSYLTILDLLSYINLPLLAGLFITADSVVPLFYGPGWEPTILLIRIFVFVSIFSSLSNPLFTLAFSKGKPKLLFYLNVITLFIKIPLVYVLAQYWGVVGIASAFLLATLANLLINFRIVHSLIGPFMKEFAQNIAKPVLFCLLMVGAIELYKFYADSINVFNTIAQIAIGALIYITLTIRFKYPLAELKTFGKAS from the coding sequence ATGAGTCATAAGCAACAGGCGATTAGTGGTGGTAAGTGGATGAGTACATCGACGGCTATTTCCACCGTGTTCCAGTTTGGCCAGGTGGCCATTCTGGCCCGGTTGCTGGAGCCGTCGGTCTTTGGAATCGTTAGCGTCAGCACGCTTATGATCGCTTTTTTTGGCATTTTTGCCAACCTCGGATTCTCCAACTCAATTATTTATAAGCAGGAGGAAGACCGGGAGGTATTATCGACAATCTATCTGCTGAACCTGGGGCTTGGACTGTTCATTGGTGTTGTGGTATTCTTCAGTTGGCCACTGGTTGTGGCTTACTACAAGGAGCCGCGGCTGGAAAAGGTCATCAAACTGTCGTCGCTGTATTTCATCATTGTCTACGTAGGGCAGATTTACCTGTTTCTGCTTCAGAAAGAGTTACGATTCAAGGCGGTAGCCAGTATCGATATTACGGGCACAATAGCCGGAACGGCCGTTACCATCGTGCTGGCCTACACGGGCTTCGCCGAATTATCGCTGATTTATGGGCAGCTGGCGCAGCAGGCGGCCAAGTCGGTCCTTCAGATGGTGTATGGTCTGAAGCTGTTTTCGCCGATACTGAAATTTGATTTGAATCTGATCAAAGATCACCTGCGATTTGGGCTCTATAATGTAGGCGATGGTATTGTTGGCTTCATTCAGGCCAATTCAGATAATATTCTGGTGGGAGGGATGCTTGGCGTGAAGCCACTGGGTTATTATACACTGGCTTCTCAACTGGCTGTTTTTCCCATTACTCGACTCAGTCCGATTATTCTGCAAGTGGCCTACCCCATTTTAGCCCGTCTTAAAGGAGATGCGAATGAACTTAAAAAGTCGTATCTGACCATTCTGGATTTGCTCAGTTATATCAATCTGCCGTTGCTGGCAGGTTTGTTTATCACGGCCGATAGCGTAGTGCCGTTATTTTATGGGCCCGGTTGGGAGCCAACGATCCTGCTTATCCGGATTTTTGTTTTCGTCAGCATTTTCTCTTCGCTGAGCAATCCGCTTTTCACACTGGCTTTTTCGAAGGGAAAACCGAAACTGCTCTTTTACCTGAACGTGATTACGCTGTTTATCAAGATACCGCTCGTGTATGTGCTGGCTCAGTATTGGGGCGTGGTTGGCATTGCTTCGGCTTTTTTACTGGCCACTTTAGCTAATTTGCTGATTAACTTCCGCATTGTTCATTCGCTTATTGGCCCGTTCATGAAGGAGTTTGCGCAGAATATAGCCAAGCCGGTTCTCTTCTGCCTGCTTATGGTGGGAGCCATTGAGCTTTATAAATTCTACGCGGATTCAATCAATGTGTTTAATACCATTGCACAGATAGCAATCGGGGCATTGATTTATATAACCCTGACAATCCGATTTAAGTACCCACTTGCCGAACTGAAAACGTTTGGGAAAGCCAGTTAA
- a CDS encoding alpha-1,2-fucosyltransferase: MIISRITSGLGNQLFQYAAARHLSLKNKTTLYLDLSYYDYTYDTDTPRAFKLGHFAAPFHILQDSPLIQYVSKATKVLPNRSLRPFFLFLKEKHFHFDKHIVQARASFITLDGFWQSEEYFRESADAIRQELTLTSTPSPEFNSYVESISMASMPISVHIRRGDYVNHPEFSQTFGFVGIDYYQQALDQILGQVKNPRFYVFSDDQVWVQENLPLPDNTVFVRNSGPDGDVADLVLMSRCRHHIIANSSFSWWGAWLNPNPDKLVITPKRWYRKQPTWNTKDLVPSTWLAL; encoded by the coding sequence ATGATTATCAGTAGAATAACCAGCGGCTTAGGAAATCAACTTTTTCAGTACGCGGCCGCTCGGCACCTGTCACTGAAAAACAAGACTACTTTATATCTGGATCTGAGCTACTACGACTATACCTACGATACTGATACACCACGGGCTTTTAAGCTTGGGCACTTTGCGGCTCCGTTTCATATACTTCAGGATTCTCCTCTCATCCAGTATGTATCAAAGGCTACAAAGGTGTTACCAAATCGTAGTTTACGACCGTTTTTTCTGTTTCTGAAAGAAAAACACTTTCACTTCGATAAACACATTGTGCAGGCCAGAGCCAGCTTTATTACGCTGGATGGATTCTGGCAGTCAGAAGAATACTTTCGGGAGAGTGCCGACGCGATTCGTCAAGAGTTGACATTGACCTCAACACCCAGCCCCGAATTTAACAGCTACGTGGAGTCAATCAGCATGGCTTCCATGCCGATTTCTGTTCACATCCGGCGTGGCGATTATGTAAATCATCCGGAGTTTAGCCAGACGTTTGGTTTTGTGGGAATTGACTACTACCAGCAGGCACTTGATCAGATACTAGGGCAAGTGAAAAATCCTCGTTTCTACGTCTTCAGTGATGATCAGGTCTGGGTGCAGGAAAATCTGCCACTACCCGACAATACCGTTTTTGTTCGAAACAGTGGCCCGGATGGCGATGTGGCAGACCTGGTGCTAATGAGTCGATGTCGGCACCATATCATTGCCAATAGTTCATTCAGCTGGTGGGGGGCCTGGCTTAATCCGAATCCAGATAAGCTGGTCATTACGCCAAAGCGGTGGTACCGGAAACAGCCAACCTGGAATACAAAAGACCTGGTTCCGTCGACCTGGCTTGCCCTTTAA